CAAAAATAGTGAACAATATCTTTTTTGCAATCAAGTCTCATGAATAGCTTGGTTTTTAGCAGCATTATTGATTGATGAAGTTGATTTTACCTCAAGTTAAGACATAGTTTAACAACTTACACGAAGCACTAACCAAGGAAATTCAGTCCCCAGGAATGTGAGCAGATGCGCTCTGTGTGCGATGGCGCAGAGCGCCCAGCTTCGCGCTATCGCATTTTACGGGTGAAGGCGATCGCCCAAATCATTAAACCACCCAAGATGATCGCCAGTCCGCCTGATATTGGCTATTGGATTAATACTAGCTGCGTTGGTGTTAAGCCTTGCGCTAAGATTCGATTTACTAGCAAGCTGTTAGAAAAGCCTCTGCTACGGGAAAACTTAAAATAAGATCCTGTGCTGAAAAATCTCATGGTAATTCGTCAGCCGAATGCTACAAATTACAAGATTACGCAGCAGGAATGGCAACGTGTTCATGAGTTAAAGGGATTGTAGACAAACTTGTTATTCTTTATTACTTAACAATTTCTGAAAAATTTATAAAAATGATATGTTAAATCAATTACTTACAGTTGATGATTACAAACAAGCTTTCACAGCTATCAGAAGTCAAATGACTGATGGCCATAAGTTAATGCTTAAAGCTCACTACAATGCTCCTGCACAAACCATTACTGCCACAGGGTTAGCGCAAGCGGCTGGGTATGAAAATTATAATGGTGCAAATCTGCAATACGCCAGGATCGGAGAACTGCTTGCAAATCATTTAGGCTACTTGCCACCTGAGCGTGAAGACAATGGTAAACCGTTCTGGTCAGGGGTATTAGCTTCTGGATACTGGAAGAATTTGGAAGGTAGCAAAAATAATTCTCAACGAGAATGGCAATGGCAGTTACACCCACAGGTTGCCCAAGCTTTAGAAGAACTAGCCTGGGTCTGAAGCAAAAATAACATCCTTGAATTTACTTACCTCAAATGTGGCTACAAAATAATCTTGCAAAAACATGACCACAACAAATTCATTTGCGATTCTTGCGCCCGTTCCAGAGATGCACCTGCTTTCAGCGATGGAGGTAATGGCTCAATTAGCGGGTGAGCAAGGTGATGAAAAACCTAAGATTGCTTTTGGCAGTATGGATTTTGAGCTATTTCGCAAAATTGATGAGTCTAGAACGGGTAAGAATGTCAAAGTATTAATTTACGCTTCACACTCAGATGCAGAACAACCCTTTTACTCGCAAGCGTCTTGGGAGGCTGTATATATTGGTCATGTAAATTCCCGCAATGGTAGATATCCAGGGAAAGCCAAGTTTCGTCCACCATCTACAGCCAGCGATAAGCCAACCTGGGCTGTTTTTTGGGAGGTGCAAGATTTGAAACCAATCGCTTGTCCTGTTCAAGTTGGTTCACTGATAGGTTTAGGTAAAAAGTCTGAGTACAATTCTCGCTTTGTGCCTGAAAGACCGTTGTTGATTGAATATCCCTTAGATATTTCTTGTGGAATTAGATAGGATTGGTCGAAACCGTTACTAGATTTGAAAGGTTAATTGAATAATTCCGTATTTATTTATTTTTTAAAATGACAAAGCGAAATATATTAGATGGCGTGGGGTCAAAGTCTCGTTGGCCTACTTGGTTGCCCTACCCTAGCTGCTGGTTAAAATCATTTGTTCTAATGCTATTCCTACGAGTAATTATGTTTGTAGCTGAAAATTTAGTTAGATTCGGATACAATTTTGCTAAATTTACCAGTAGTTTAGAGTTACTTGTTATATTTGCGTTAATAACTGTGCTGTCGCCAATCGCAGTTATTTCTTTTACTCATCATTACTTACATTTGCTGCTGGGACGTTTTTTGGCTGAAATTCAAGCGCCAGAGGTAGGCGATGTTAAAGGATTACTCCCGAAATTGATGAGTTGGTGGGAAGGACTGTATGGTTGGCTTGTCATTACCTTATCCACATTAGTAGCTGCTTTACTCTTCACGTTTATTTCGCCTATATTTCATTTGAGTTATACGGAACCTCTAAAGGTTTATACACAATTTCAAGAGCAGATAATAGTAGTGTTTGGTATTTTATGGTTAATTACAGGAGCGCTGATATATCAGATTGATTACTTAGTTAAGGGGCGCTTGATATCTGTATATTCTAATAAGGCAAAATCACCAATATAAATTTATTGGTTAGCCTCATCTATTTTGGAACATCGTGCTTAGAATTAGTAGCGATGGCGCAGAGCGCCCAGCAGATCTGATCGCCAACATCAGCGAATTAGGCTATTACACATTACTTTAGTAACGAGTACCACAAGCGATTTCAAATTTTCTTTAGCTACACGGCTGTTAAGGGGGCAGTTAACGTGTATTTCTACTGAATGCTTAATTACAGAAAGATTGTGGACTTATACTCCATTCATAGTTTTTGCTCTTAAATTACTTAAGCTTCATAATCTGGCATTTATCTAAGCACTTCATTACAGGTTTAAAAATAAGTGCAGTTTCTTGATAGCTTCTTAAATCTAAATTCATTGAATCTATCGTGGTAGCAACAGTTTAGATGATTGATATTAGAGAAGTAATCTCAAACAAAGCTTTTTATCAGTGAATAAGAAATGGGCTGTAAAACGGCTGACAATCAATCTGACAGCAAGTGAAGCTGAAAAGTTAGAAAAATACTGTTCAAGCACAGGACGACCAGCAACAGATGTAATTCGAGAGTTGATCCGTTCTTTGGCGACTGAAGAAACACCGAACGCAGATTGAAAGTTTGAAGGAATAATTAGGTCTAGCTTAATTTATTTACATTATCTATGGGATTAATTGTTTTATTTATTTTAATTATTTGGGCAATTGTAAATTTTGTAGGCTTATGCTCAGTTGTCATATCCATGATTCAGTGTCGGAGTGTACCAGGATACCGGAATATCGCAATTATAGGAGGAGTTCTCATTCCCGCAACACTTTTATTTTTAACCTTTTTGGATATTTCAAGCAATAAACCTGCTCCTAGCCCAACCTACGATATTCAGCTAATGGCAACTATCGTCTGGTCTAAAACATTTTTAGTTTGCTTTTTAGGCGCTTGTGTAACTGCGGTTATTAGCTTTCTTAAACCCTATGCTATTCGCCGTTATTCAGCACTCGCTTGGGGTTTCCTGATTACATCCCTTTGTGCTTGTGCATTTGTATTTGTAAAATTTTGATGGTAAGAATTTTAAATTAGAGCAATAGCTTTGAATAAAAACTTGTGAGTGAGATCGCACTCATAGCTGAATTACTCGAATAAAATTAAATATCTCAGTATAAAAAACACAGACAAATGAACTTACTCGAACTAATTTTAGTGCTAGGTACAGTAATTGGGATTGTAGATGGACAAACGATTGAGGTTAAGGATAATGCTGGGCAAAAAATTACAGTCACTTTAGCGTGCATAAATGTACTAAAAGCAACTGACCGA
Above is a window of Nostoc sp. MS1 DNA encoding:
- a CDS encoding ribbon-helix-helix protein, CopG family — encoded protein: MNKKWAVKRLTINLTASEAEKLEKYCSSTGRPATDVIRELIRSLATEETPNAD